The genomic region CTATAATTAAGAAAAGAAAGGAATTAGCACAATGTATAAGTATCTGACTATTGAATCAATAATAGCAATAAAAGAATATAAAAGTTATGGATTTTCTATTCGTAAAATAGCAAAAGCAATTGATTATAGTAAATCAACTGTACACAGAGTTTGTAAATTATTAAATCAAAACTTATTACCATTAGAAATATTGAATCAAGTTCAAAAAAATAAACAAAATGCAGGTAGAAAATTAATAATTTTAACTTTAACAGAAATTAATACTATCAATCATTTGTTAATTACTAAAAATTATGCTCTTGATATAATTGCTGATTTTTTAAAGAAACCTGAATTGTAAATATAAATGGGACAGTTTTTTAAAATAATTGTATTAAATCTATTGGTCTTTTATAAGATAATGATTTTCTGGGTGTAGAATTAATTTGAAATGCTATAGAATTTAAGTCTTTTTGTTTATATGAAGATAAATCAGTAGATTTTGATAAATATCTTCTTAAAATACCATTATTGTTCTCATTTAAACCTCTTTGACAAGGTTTTCCGGCATCTGCAAAATAAATTTTAACATTACAATTTTTTTCAATTAATTTTCATTTACTAAATTCTTTACCACGATCAAAAGTAATAGTTTTAATTGTTCCTGGTATTAATTTTGAAATAAATTTTATTATACTTTGTGTAATACTTTCTGCTTTATGATTTTTAGTTTTCAAAGGAATTGTGGTTTTTGATCATATATCAGCTAAAGTAATAATAGAACTTTTATGATCTTTACCAACGATAGTATCTCCCTCTAAATGGCCAAATTCTTGTATATTTTTAATATTTGGAATGATTAAATTTCTTTCATGAATAGATTTACAATTATTAATTCTACCCCTAGTTTCTTTTTGTTTATGAGGTTTATTTTTGCCTTTTCTCAATAAATTTTTTTCATCAAAACCCATTCGATTTGTTTTAAACATGTTATATAAAGTTTTTGTTGAAATATTTTTTATTTTATTTTTCTTTAAAAAATCAGCAATTATATCAAGAGCATAATTTTTAGTAATTAACAAATGATTGATAGTATTAATTTCTGTTAAAGTTAAAATTATTAATTTTCTACCTGCATTTTGTTTATTTTTTTGAACTTGATTCAATATTTCTAATGGTAATAAGTTTTGATTTAATAATTTACAAACTCTGTGTACAGTTGATTTACTATAATCAATTGCTTTTGCTATTTTACGAATAGAAAATCCATAACTTTTATATTCTTTTATTGCTATTATTGATTCAATAGTCAGATACTTATACATTGTGCTAATTCCTTTCTTTTCTTAATTATAGAATTAACACAATTTGTTTTTTATATAAGTGTCCTTTTTAATTTTATATTTCAGGTTAATTAATGCCAAATTGTAAAGTTAAGTGCAACTAAATTATTTTTCTAACCAAATATTCGATTGGCGAAAGATAATTTAGTATTTTTCTTGGTCTTTGGTTTAAAGACAATATAAATTTATGAACTGCATTTTTAGTAGTGTTTGAAAAATTAAATTTTTTAGGAAATTTTTCTCTAATTAAACCATTAGTATTTTCATTAGTACCTCTTTGTCAAGGTGAATATGCATCAGCAAAATAAATTTTAACATTACAATTTTTTTCAATTAATTTTCATTTACTAAATTCTTTACCACGATCAAAAGTAATAGTTTTAATTGTTCCTAGTATTAATTTTGAAATAAATTTTATTATACTTTGTGTAATACTTTCTGCTTTATGATTTTTAGTTTTCAAAGGAATTGTGGTTTTTGATCATATATCAGCTAAAGTAATAATAGAACTTTTATGATCTTTACCAACGATAGTATCTCCCTCTAAATGGCCAAATTCTTGTATATTTTTAATATTTGGAATGATTAAATTTCTTTCATGAATAGATTTACAATTATTAATTCTGCCCCTAGTTTCTTTTTGTTTATGAGGTTTATTTTTGCCTTTTCTCAATAAATTTTTTTCATCAAAACCCATTCGATTTGTTTTAAACATGTTATATAAAGTTTTTGTTGAAATATTTTTTATTTTATTTTTCTTTAAAAAATCAGCAATTATATCAAGAGCATAATTTTTAGTAATTAACAAATGATTGATAGTATTAATTTCTGTTAAAGTTAAAATTATTAATTTTCTACCTGCATTTTGTTTATTTTTTTGAACTTGATTCAATATTTCTAATGGTAATAAGTTTTGATTTAATAATTTACAAACTCTGTGTACAGTTGATTTACTATAATCAATTGCTTTTGCTATTTTACGAATAGAAAATCCATAACTTTTATATTCTTTTATTGCTATTATTGATTCAATAGTCAGATACTTATACATTGTGCTAATTCCTTTCTTTTCTTAATTATAGAATTAACACAATTTGTTTTTTATATAAGTGTCCTTTTTAATTTTACATTTCAGGTAATTAATGCCAAATTGTAAAGTTAAGTGCAACTAAATTATTTTTCTAACCAAATATTCGATTGGCGAAAGATAATTTAGTATTTTTCTTGGTCTTTGGTTTAAAGACAATATAAATTTATGAACTGCATTTTTAGTAGTGTTTGAAAAATTAAATTTTTTAGGAAATTTTTCTCTAATTAAACCATTAGTATTTTCATTAGTACCTCTTTGTCAAGGTGAATATGCATCAGCAAAATAAATTTTAACATTACAATTTTTTTCAAGTTGTTGTCAATTAGCAAATTCTTTACCCCTATCAAATGTTATAGTCTTAACAAGATTATTTGGAAGAATTGATAAATAATGACTAATATTTTTGTTAATAACTTTAGTAGTTCTATTTTCAACTAATATTGCTAAAGTAAATCTTGATGTTCTTTCAACTAAAGTTATTAAACATGATTTACTTTTACCTCGTGATGATACTACAGTATCACCTTCTCAATGGCCAAGAGTTATGCGATTATTAACATTTCGTTCTTTAATGGATTTACCATTAAATTTACCCCGATTTTCTTGAGATTTTCGTTTCTTACCTTTTCTTCTTAAATTTTTACTAGTAACCTTTTCAAGTAATCCAGAATAAATTCAATTGTAAATTGTTTTAAAACTAATAATTCATTCTTGATGAAAATTTTTAATTCTGCCATAAATTTGTTCAGGCGATCAACCTAATAATAATTTTTGTTGTACATATTTTACTAATTCTCTATTTTTAAATTTATGAAAATAAACATGTAATTGTTTTCTATTTTCTGCTTTATTTTGTGCAATTAATGAAAAATAATGATTATTATCTTTATTTCTATTAACTTCTCGATTAATAGTACTAATACTTCGATTAAGATTTTTAGCTATTTCACTAATTTTTACTTTAAATTTCAATTGATTCTCAATATAAATTCTTTCATCTATGCCAAGATGTTTGTATCCCATATAAAAACTCCTTAAATTTACTTTTTCTAAAATAAACTTAGCATCATGAAATTTTTATATGAAATCTTTTGCAATTTTATTTACTTGCACTTACAAGTATAATTCAGCTAATAATATATAAAAACTCTTTATTTTATTGAAGTTATTCAATAATTTTTTTATAAAATGGTGTATAATTTAATAAAATAAAAGGAAAATAATGGTTTATTTCTTGAATTTAAGTAAATGGATATTAAGGGGTGAAAAGCAATGACATTAATGATTATGGGAGCAATAATGATATTTTTATCTACGCTTTTAGGGGTATTTTTATTAGTGTTATCAATGCCAATTATTTTTAATTTTATTACTAATGAAATTTGGTTAGAAAAATTATTTTTAAGATTTGGTAAAGAAAATTTTTCTTTTGCATTAATTAAATTAAAAAATGATTTAATGAGTAATCTTGTAATTTATGTATTTTTTGGAATTTTAATTACCCTATTTTTTGTTTTAGTAACAATAGTAATATCACAAATTCGTCATCGTAAAAATCATAAAGTGGCAATTAGACTATTTTATACAAATTTTGCTTTAACGGGAATTATTTTTACTATTTTGGTTTTAATGATTATTTTTACGGGAATATGATGATTTTCATTTATTTTAGCAGTTTTAGCAATGGGGTTATTTTTTTTACAAAATTCCTTCTTATCATTAATTAAAAATTCTATTAATCATAAAGAATACCAAATTGGTAATATTATTACTGCGGGTGATGGAAAAATTAGTAATGAAAATTATTTAGATATTAATAACGAAATTGTAAATATTAGAAAAAATAGTATTCAAGCACAACAATCATTGTCTTTAGTAAAAGAACAGTTACAGTCAGAGTTTTTAAATGATAAAGACTATGAAACTAATGAAATTGATAACAATAAGTTGGTGGTAAAGTCAAAAGCATCCTTACCAGATATTTTAAATCCAATGTTGTTAAAAGAGAATAAAGATGATGGTGATGCGATTCGTAAAATAATTGCAGAACCGATTTATCAAAAAGATTCAAAAAATAATGTGATATCATCAGATGAACAAAAGGAAGCTGATGATAAAAACCAAGTGGATATTAATAATGAATATTTACAAGTTAAGCAACCGGAGGAGTGTTCATATGTTGCTCCAAGTGAATTGGAGGATGACGACGGTAAACAACCATTGATGAGTAATAGTTCACAAACTGGTAGTAGGGAAGATGATTTTGTGAAGCAGTCATTTGCTAATGGGTATTATCAAGGACAGCAATATTCACAAGTTCAGGAACAAATAGTGCCATTAGGTGAACAAAAGGAAGCTGATGGTAAAAACCAAGTGGATATTAATAATGAATATTTACAAGTTAAGCAACCGGAGGAGTGTTCATATGTTGCTCCAAGTGAATTGGAGGATAACGATGGTAAACAACCATTGATGAGTAATAGTTCACAAACTGGTAGTAGGGAAGATGATTTTGTGAAGCAGTCATTTGCTAATGGGTATTATCAAGGACAGCAATATTCACAAGTTCAGGAACAAATAGTGCCATTAGGTGAACAAAAGGAAGCTGATGGTAAAAACCAAGTGGATATTAATAATGAATATTTACAAGTTAAGCAACCGGAGGAGTGTTCATATGTTGCTCCAAGTGAATTGGAGGATGACGATGGTAAACAACCATTGATGAGTAATAGTTCACAAACTGGTAGTAGGGAAGATGATTTTGTGAAGCAGTCATTTGCTAATGGGTATTATCAAGGACAGCAATATTCACAAGTTCAGGAACAAATAGTGCCATTAGGTGAACAAAAGGAAGCTGATGGTAAAAACCAAGTGGATATTAATAATGAATATTTACAAGTTAAGCAACCGGAGGAGTGTTCATATGTTGCTCCAAGTGAATTGGAGGATGACGATGGTAAACAACCATTGATGAGTAATAGTTCACAAACTGGTAGTAGGGAAGATGATTTTGTGAAGCAGTCATTTGCTAATGGGTATTATCAAGGACAGCAATATTCACAAGTTCAGGAACAAATAGTGCCATTAGGTGAACAAAAGGAAGCTGATGATACAGACATTGAGCCTAATAAAATTTATTGTCATTCATCGATGACAGGAAAAACTGTTGAAATTGTTCCACAAAAGACAAGAAAATTTTTATTTGCTAATCTTCCAGGAAAACCAGATGAGTTAGAAAGTCCGGTGTATGAATATAATCCGATTGAAGAACAAGATAAGAAACCAAAACAGGACAAAAAGAAGAATCACGAAAGTCGTTCTTATGGAATTTTTGACCAAACAATGCAGCGCCGAGCTAATCCAGTAGGAATACAAGAAGCAGTTTCCTATCCACAAGGATATGTGCAAGCAAGATATCAAACAAAATCTAATTATTATGAACAACCAACATTAAATATTAATTTACCGAATCAAGAAACATATAATAAATCTGTTGTTAATCAACAATTTGATGTAGCAGCAATTGCAGAGCATTATCATTCGCAATATCCAAATTATATATTTACTAATGATAGTTGTCCTATTTGTTATCAAGGCGGTTAGTTATTCTAAAATCTAGAACTTATATATAATTAAGTTCTAGATTTTATTTTGGGGATATGTTGCATTTTTATAATAAATTAGTTATTATTATAAAGGACTTTATTTAGATACGCACGGTATCGTGTGTATAAAATAATAACACTATGAAAGAATGAAAGGAGTATTAATTATGCCAACAATTAATCAATTGATTCACAAGCCAAGAAAAGGAAAGACTCGTAAGTCAAGGTCAGCGTTATTAGGAGTAGGATATAACTCATTAAGAAGAAAGCAAACTACTGGTTCTTCTCCCCAAAAAAGAGCAGTATGTAAACTTGTGAAAACAAAAACGCCAAAGAAACCTAACTCAGCTTTAAGAAAGATTACTCGTGTGCGACTGAGTAATGGTTTAGAAATAACAGCATATATTCCTGGTGAAGGACATAACTTGCAGGAGCATTCAGTGGTACTTATTCAAGGCGGAAGAACGAAGGATTTACCAGGAGTGCGCTATCGAGTTATTCGTGGTGTTTTAGATGCGGCTGGTGTTGAAGGGCGAAAACAAGGTCGTTCAATTTATGGAACAAAGAGACCTAAAAAGTAATAGTTTAAGAAAGGAGTTATTATATGCGTAAAAGAAGAGCAGAAAAACGAGATGTTTTACCAGATCCAATATATAATTCAAAGTTGGTTACGAGAGCAATTAATAAAATTATGGTTGATGGTAAAAGAGGAATTGCCCAAACAATTCTTTATCAAGCTTTTGATATTATTAAAGAAAAAACAAATGATGATCCATCGGATATTTTTAATAAAGCATTAAATAATGTTTCACCACAATTGGAGTTGAAAGTAAGAAGAATTGGTGGTGCTAATTATCAAGTACCTATTGAGGTATATGAAGAGCGAAAAATGACATTGAGTCTTAGATGATTAATTAATTATTCACATAGTCGTAATGGAAAATGTATGGAAGAAAAGTTAGCAGCAGAAATTATTGATGCATCAAATGGTACAGGTGGCGCTGTTAAGAAAAAAGAGGAAACCGAAAGACAGGCAGAAGCGAACAAAGCCTTTGCTAATTACCGTTGATAATTTAAGAGGAGTAGATAGAGAATGCCAAGAGAATATAGTTTAGAAAAAACTCGCAATATGGGTGTTATAGCACATATTGATGCTGGTAAGACTACGGTTACTGAGAGAATTTTGGTACATACTAAAAGAATTCGTAAAGCTAGAGAAACCCATGATGGTGGTTCACAAATGGATTGAATGGCTCAAGAACAAGAACGCGGCATTACGATTACTTCAGCAGCAACAACAGCGGTTTGAAGAGAATTCAGACTTAATCTTATTGATACGCCAGGGCATGTTGATTTTACTGTTGAAGTAGAGCGGTCATTACGAGTATTAGATGGTTCAGTTGTGGTTTTAGATGCCCAGTCAGGTGTGGAACCACAAACAGAAACAGTTTGAAGGCAAGCAAATACTTACAAGGTACCAAGAATTGTGTTTATTAATAAAATGGATAAAATTGGTGCTGACTTCTTATATTCTATTAATACAATTTATGACCGTTTACAAGGTAATGCTCATCCAATTCAATTGCCAATTGGTAGTGAAGATAATTTTGATGGTATTATTGATTTGATTGAAATGAAAGCATATCATTATAATCAAAATGATATTCATGAAACAGTAGAGGAAATTCCGATCCCTAATGAATTACAAGAGTTAGTTAAAGAAAAGCGCAGTAGTTTAATTGAAACACTTGCTAAACTTGATGATGAATTAGCGATGCAATATTTAGAAGGCGAAGCGATTGGTGTTGAACAAATTAAACAAGCGATTCGTAATGCTACTTTAACAGCTGAATTCTTTCCTGTTGTTTGTGGATCAGCATTTAAAAATAAAGGGGTTAAGTTGTTATTAGATGCGGTTGTTGATTATTTACCATCGCCATTAGATATCCCAGCCATTAAAGGGGTGCTTCGTAATGGTGAAGAAGCAGAAAGAAAAGCATCTGATGATGAACCTTTTGCTGCCTTAGCATTTAAAATTATGACTGACCCTTATGTCGGAAAGTTAACTTTCTTTCGTGTTTATTCAGGGGTATTAAACTCAGGTTCTTATATCTTGAATGCTACTAAAGATAAACAACAACGCATTGGAAGATTATTAAAAATGCATGCTAATAATCGTGAAGAAATTCAAGAAGTATATGCTGGTGATATTGCAGCGGCTGTTGGTTTGAAAGATACAACAACTGGTGATACTTTGTGTGATGAGAAGCATGCGATTGTTTTAGAATCAATGATTTTTCCAGAACCAGTTATTTCTTTAGCATTAGAACCAAAAACTAAAGCTGATCAAGATAAAATGAGTTTAGCGCTATCAAAACTTGCTGAAGAG from Spiroplasma endosymbiont of Lonchoptera lutea harbors:
- a CDS encoding IS30 family transposase, which translates into the protein MYKYLTIESIIAIKEYKSYGFSIRKIAKAIDYSKSTVHRVCKLLNQNLLPLEILNQVQKNKQNAGRKLIILTLTEINTINHLLITKNYALDIIADFLKKNKIKNISTKTLYNMFKTNRMGFDEKNLLRKGKNKPHKQKETRGRINNCKSIHERNLIIPNIKNIQEFGHLEGDTIVGKDHKSSIITLADIWSKTTIPLKTKNHKAESITQSIIKFISKLIPGTIKTITFDRGKEFSKWKLIEKNCNVKIYFADAGKPCQRGLNENNNGILRRYLSKSTDLSSYKQKDLNSIAFQINSTPRKSLSYKRPIDLIQLF
- a CDS encoding IS30 family transposase codes for the protein MYKYLTIESIIAIKEYKSYGFSIRKIAKAIDYSKSTVHRVCKLLNQNLLPLEILNQVQKNKQNAGRKLIILTLTEINTINHLLITKNYALDIIADFLKKNKIKNISTKTLYNMFKTNRMGFDEKNLLRKGKNKPHKQKETRGRINNCKSIHERNLIIPNIKNIQEFGHLEGDTIVGKDHKSSIITLADIWSKTTIPLKTKNHKAESITQSIIKFISKLILGTIKTITFDRGKEFSKWKLIEKNCNVKIYFADAYSPWQRGTNENTNGLIREKFPKKFNFSNTTKNAVHKFILSLNQRPRKILNYLSPIEYLVRKII
- a CDS encoding IS30 family transposase yields the protein MGYKHLGIDERIYIENQLKFKVKISEIAKNLNRSISTINREVNRNKDNNHYFSLIAQNKAENRKQLHVYFHKFKNRELVKYVQQKLLLGWSPEQIYGRIKNFHQEWIISFKTIYNWIYSGLLEKVTSKNLRRKGKKRKSQENRGKFNGKSIKERNVNNRITLGHWEGDTVVSSRGKSKSCLITLVERTSRFTLAILVENRTTKVINKNISHYLSILPNNLVKTITFDRGKEFANWQQLEKNCNVKIYFADAYSPWQRGTNENTNGLIREKFPKKFNFSNTTKNAVHKFILSLNQRPRKILNYLSPIEYLVRKII
- the rpsL gene encoding 30S ribosomal protein S12 produces the protein MPTINQLIHKPRKGKTRKSRSALLGVGYNSLRRKQTTGSSPQKRAVCKLVKTKTPKKPNSALRKITRVRLSNGLEITAYIPGEGHNLQEHSVVLIQGGRTKDLPGVRYRVIRGVLDAAGVEGRKQGRSIYGTKRPKK
- the rpsG gene encoding 30S ribosomal protein S7, encoding MRKRRAEKRDVLPDPIYNSKLVTRAINKIMVDGKRGIAQTILYQAFDIIKEKTNDDPSDIFNKALNNVSPQLELKVRRIGGANYQVPIEVYEERKMTLSLRWLINYSHSRNGKCMEEKLAAEIIDASNGTGGAVKKKEETERQAEANKAFANYRW
- the fusA gene encoding elongation factor G; protein product: MPREYSLEKTRNMGVIAHIDAGKTTVTERILVHTKRIRKARETHDGGSQMDWMAQEQERGITITSAATTAVWREFRLNLIDTPGHVDFTVEVERSLRVLDGSVVVLDAQSGVEPQTETVWRQANTYKVPRIVFINKMDKIGADFLYSINTIYDRLQGNAHPIQLPIGSEDNFDGIIDLIEMKAYHYNQNDIHETVEEIPIPNELQELVKEKRSSLIETLAKLDDELAMQYLEGEAIGVEQIKQAIRNATLTAEFFPVVCGSAFKNKGVKLLLDAVVDYLPSPLDIPAIKGVLRNGEEAERKASDDEPFAALAFKIMTDPYVGKLTFFRVYSGVLNSGSYILNATKDKQQRIGRLLKMHANNREEIQEVYAGDIAAAVGLKDTTTGDTLCDEKHAIVLESMIFPEPVISLALEPKTKADQDKMSLALSKLAEEDPTFKTWTDNETGQTIVAGMGELHLDIIVDRMKREFKVEVNVGNPQVSYRETIKASSDCEGKYIKQSGGRGQYGHVWIKFEPNPDKGFEFVDKIVGGRVPREYISSVKVGLEASLSGGVLAGYPLINIKATLFDGSYHDVDSSEMAFKIAASMALKEIKKHSQPVLLEPIMTVEVVAPEVYYGDVIGNLSSRRGQIEGSEQRGNVQVIKAKVPLAEMFGYATDLRSFTQGRASYTMQFSHYQETPKSVSEKIVAQNSKQG